In one window of Nocardiopsis aegyptia DNA:
- a CDS encoding mycoredoxin: MTTTATDQFTMYTTPWCGYCKRLKSQLAREGITGREVNIEEHPESAEFVMKVNGGNQTVPTVVFSDGAAMTNPSLAQVKKKLAELA, from the coding sequence ATGACGACGACGGCCACCGACCAGTTCACGATGTACACCACTCCTTGGTGCGGCTACTGCAAGCGGCTCAAGAGCCAGCTGGCCCGCGAGGGGATCACCGGACGTGAGGTGAACATCGAGGAGCACCCGGAGTCCGCCGAGTTCGTGATGAAGGTCAACGGAGGGAACCAAACGGTCCCCACGGTGGTCTTCTCTGACGGAGCGGCGATGACCAACCCGTCGCTCGCTCAGGTGAAGAAGAAGCTGGCCGAGTTGGCGTAG
- a CDS encoding ATP-dependent DNA helicase UvrD2 produces MDPDRVLEGLDPEQTQAARALRGPVCILAGAGTGKTRAITHRIAHAVASGVVSEQQILAVTFTARAAGEMRGRLRGLGAPRVQARTFHSAALRQLSFFWPQVVGGPQPTLIESKIQAVSRAANSVGVQPDRTGLRDLASEIEWAKVTQVRPTDYERTTTKQGRQTPLPAAEVARVFEAYEELRREHNLLDFESMLELTAGMITEYPAIAQRVRDQYRYFVVDEFQDVNPLQKLLLDAWLGDRDDLCVVGDPSQTIYSFAGATPGYLTGFGARYPHATVVELVRDYRSTPQVVRVANHVIAQARGTTSAKHLTLRAQRPDGPDPMYKEYDDEPAEATGVARQIAVMLEGGTPAGEIAVLVRTNSQSAAYEQALSDEGVPFTVRGTARFFERPEIKKAVHTLRGARHEVAGEESEPLVATVRQLLGPLGLTEAAPEGRQARERWESLSALAQLAEDMAATAGARGRPATMADFVDELDTRMATEHAPGFEGVTIASLHSAKGLEWDAVFLVGLTEGMMPIIYAETDEQVEEERRLFYVGVTRARESLSMSWSLSRSPGGRRTRKPSRFLDGLRPASPSTSSRRADRRKGGVSRCRVCGTSLSDAAERKLGRCLDCPSSYDEALLERLRDWRRTSAQDQKVPAYVIFTDATLQAIAEQEPSSVAQLSAVSGVGAVKLDRYGEAVLALVAGAEAADVVADGAGPGADVEESTHE; encoded by the coding sequence ATGGACCCCGACCGCGTCCTGGAGGGACTGGACCCGGAGCAGACCCAGGCGGCGCGCGCACTGCGCGGCCCCGTGTGCATCCTCGCCGGAGCGGGCACGGGCAAGACGCGCGCGATCACCCACCGCATCGCCCACGCGGTCGCGAGCGGGGTCGTCTCCGAGCAGCAGATCCTGGCGGTGACCTTCACCGCACGGGCCGCGGGCGAGATGCGCGGCCGGCTGCGCGGACTGGGCGCCCCGAGGGTGCAGGCCCGCACGTTCCACTCCGCCGCGCTGCGCCAGCTCTCCTTCTTCTGGCCGCAGGTGGTCGGCGGCCCGCAGCCCACGCTCATCGAGAGCAAGATCCAGGCGGTCTCCCGCGCGGCGAACTCGGTCGGCGTGCAGCCCGACCGCACCGGACTGCGCGACCTCGCGAGCGAGATCGAGTGGGCCAAGGTCACCCAGGTGCGGCCCACCGACTACGAGCGCACCACCACCAAGCAGGGGCGCCAGACCCCGCTGCCCGCCGCCGAGGTCGCCCGGGTCTTCGAGGCCTACGAGGAGCTGCGCCGCGAGCACAACCTGCTCGACTTCGAGTCCATGCTCGAACTCACCGCGGGCATGATCACCGAGTACCCCGCGATCGCCCAGCGCGTCCGTGACCAGTACCGCTACTTCGTCGTCGACGAGTTCCAGGACGTCAACCCGCTCCAGAAGCTGCTCCTGGACGCCTGGCTGGGCGACCGCGACGACCTGTGCGTGGTGGGCGACCCCAGCCAGACCATCTACTCCTTCGCGGGCGCCACCCCCGGCTACCTCACCGGCTTCGGGGCGCGCTACCCCCACGCCACCGTCGTGGAGCTCGTACGCGACTACCGCTCCACCCCCCAGGTCGTGCGGGTGGCCAACCACGTCATCGCCCAGGCCCGCGGTACCACCTCCGCCAAGCACCTGACGCTGCGCGCCCAGCGCCCCGACGGCCCCGACCCCATGTACAAGGAGTACGACGACGAGCCCGCCGAGGCCACCGGGGTCGCCCGCCAGATCGCGGTGATGCTGGAGGGCGGCACGCCCGCCGGCGAGATCGCGGTCCTGGTGCGCACCAACTCCCAGTCGGCCGCCTACGAGCAGGCGCTGTCCGACGAGGGGGTGCCGTTCACCGTGCGCGGCACCGCGCGCTTCTTCGAGCGCCCCGAGATCAAGAAGGCCGTCCACACCCTGCGCGGTGCCCGGCACGAGGTGGCGGGGGAGGAGTCCGAGCCCCTGGTGGCCACCGTCCGCCAGCTCCTCGGCCCCCTCGGGCTCACCGAGGCCGCCCCCGAGGGACGCCAGGCCCGTGAGCGGTGGGAGTCGCTCTCGGCGCTGGCCCAGCTCGCCGAGGACATGGCCGCCACCGCGGGCGCACGCGGCCGCCCGGCCACCATGGCCGACTTCGTCGACGAGCTCGACACCCGCATGGCCACCGAGCACGCGCCCGGCTTCGAGGGCGTGACCATCGCCTCGCTGCACTCCGCCAAGGGCCTGGAGTGGGACGCCGTGTTCCTGGTCGGCCTCACCGAGGGCATGATGCCGATCATCTACGCCGAGACCGACGAGCAGGTGGAGGAGGAGCGCCGCCTGTTCTACGTCGGGGTCACCCGGGCACGCGAGAGCCTGTCCATGAGCTGGTCGCTGTCCCGGTCGCCGGGCGGGCGCCGCACCCGCAAGCCCTCCCGTTTCCTGGACGGCCTGCGCCCGGCCTCGCCCAGCACCTCCTCCCGCCGCGCCGACCGCCGTAAGGGCGGCGTCAGCCGGTGCCGCGTGTGCGGCACCTCCCTCTCCGACGCGGCCGAGCGCAAGCTGGGCCGCTGCCTGGACTGCCCCTCCAGCTACGATGAGGCGCTGTTGGAGCGGCTGCGCGACTGGCGGCGCACCAGCGCCCAGGACCAGAAGGTGCCCGCGTACGTGATCTTCACCGACGCGACCCTCCAGGCCATCGCCGAACAGGAGCCGAGCAGCGTCGCCCAGCTGTCGGCGGTATCCGGGGTCGGGGCCGTGAAGCTGGACCGCTACGGTGAGGCGGTGCTCGCGCTGGTGGCGGGCGCGGAGGCGGCCGACGTCGTCGCGGACGGCGCGGGGCCCGGAGCGGACGTGGAGGAGTCGACGCATGAGTGA
- the tesB gene encoding acyl-CoA thioesterase II: MSEIAEGQGRGQSLDDLLAVLDLERIEVNIFRGSSPEEGPQRVFGGLVAGQALVAAGRTAPEDRYVHSLHAYFIRPGDPSVPIVYEVDRVRDGRSFTTRRVVAVQHGKPIFTLSASFHKEEPGLDHQIPMPDVPPPEELPSTRERLQEAFGKLPGFVTWHPIELRPTGPLSFEAERDPRLRTATNPVWLKVDGKLPDDRLTQVCLMTYASDMTLLDTVLLRHGRSFAGISMASLDHAMWFHRPFRADEWLLYAQETPTAQGARGLARGLVYTREGELVCSVVQEGMIRVIDAEGWS, from the coding sequence ATGAGTGAGATCGCCGAGGGGCAGGGCCGGGGGCAGTCCCTGGACGACCTGCTCGCAGTGCTGGACCTGGAGCGCATCGAGGTCAACATCTTCCGGGGGTCGAGCCCGGAGGAGGGGCCCCAGCGGGTGTTCGGCGGGCTCGTCGCCGGCCAGGCGCTGGTCGCGGCGGGGCGCACCGCCCCGGAGGACCGCTACGTCCACTCCCTGCACGCCTACTTCATCCGGCCGGGCGACCCGTCGGTGCCGATCGTCTACGAGGTCGACCGGGTGCGCGACGGCCGGTCGTTCACCACCAGACGGGTGGTGGCGGTCCAGCACGGCAAGCCGATATTCACGCTGTCGGCGTCCTTCCACAAGGAGGAGCCGGGCCTGGACCACCAGATCCCCATGCCCGACGTGCCGCCGCCCGAGGAGCTGCCCAGCACCCGCGAACGGCTCCAGGAGGCGTTCGGGAAGCTGCCCGGGTTCGTCACCTGGCACCCGATCGAGCTGCGCCCCACGGGCCCGCTCTCCTTCGAGGCCGAGCGGGACCCGCGGCTGCGGACCGCCACCAACCCGGTGTGGCTCAAGGTCGACGGCAAGCTGCCCGACGACCGCCTCACCCAGGTGTGCCTGATGACCTACGCCTCGGACATGACCCTGCTCGACACAGTCCTGCTCCGGCACGGCCGCTCGTTCGCGGGCATCTCCATGGCCAGCCTCGACCACGCGATGTGGTTCCACCGCCCGTTCCGCGCCGACGAGTGGCTGCTCTACGCCCAGGAGACGCCCACCGCGCAGGGCGCGCGCGGCCTGGCCCGCGGGCTCGTCTACACCCGCGAGGGCGAACTCGTCTGCTCCGTCGTGCAGGAGGGGATGATCCGGGTGATCGACGCCGAGGGCTGGAGCTGA
- a CDS encoding WhiB family transcriptional regulator — protein sequence MLASVLETPWLGDTNVPCRTEPDLFFAEAPADVEAAKAVCGACPVREQCLADALDRKEPWGVWGGQLLVAGQVVARKRPRGRPRKNPAPVAA from the coding sequence ATGCTTGCGTCGGTCCTGGAGACGCCCTGGCTGGGCGACACCAACGTTCCCTGCCGTACCGAGCCCGACCTGTTCTTCGCCGAGGCCCCCGCGGACGTCGAGGCGGCCAAGGCCGTCTGCGGAGCCTGCCCCGTGCGTGAGCAGTGCCTGGCGGACGCGCTGGACCGCAAGGAGCCGTGGGGCGTCTGGGGCGGGCAGCTGCTCGTCGCCGGCCAGGTCGTGGCGCGCAAGCGCCCGCGCGGTCGTCCCCGGAAGAACCCCGCGCCGGTCGCGGCCTGA
- a CDS encoding M48 metallopeptidase family protein produces the protein MPSNTKIEVRRSPRRRRTVSAYRDGDTTVVLVPATFSRAEEKRWVGRMLQRLEAREGGRHSGDTELQERAVELARRYLGGTELPDSVRWVDNQNTRWGSCTPDTRAIRISRRLMGMPAWVVDYVLIHELAHLFHADHGRAFWALVHRYPKADRARGYLEGYSAATRTEPCGHGGEGTDHGLDDGEIALDDDTDGQGS, from the coding sequence GTGCCCTCGAACACCAAAATCGAGGTACGACGCAGTCCTCGCCGCCGACGCACGGTGTCGGCTTACAGGGACGGGGACACCACGGTCGTCCTCGTGCCCGCCACGTTCTCCCGCGCTGAGGAAAAGCGATGGGTGGGACGGATGCTGCAACGGCTCGAAGCCCGTGAGGGCGGCCGCCACTCCGGAGACACCGAGCTCCAGGAGCGCGCCGTCGAGCTCGCCCGGCGCTACCTCGGCGGCACCGAGCTGCCCGACAGCGTCCGCTGGGTGGACAACCAGAACACGCGCTGGGGTTCGTGCACACCCGACACCCGTGCCATCCGCATCTCCCGCCGGCTCATGGGGATGCCCGCGTGGGTGGTCGACTACGTCCTCATCCACGAACTCGCGCACCTCTTCCACGCCGACCACGGCCGTGCCTTCTGGGCCCTGGTGCACCGATACCCCAAGGCGGACCGCGCCCGCGGCTACCTGGAGGGCTACAGCGCCGCCACCCGCACGGAGCCGTGCGGCCACGGCGGCGAGGGCACCGACCACGGACTCGACGACGGCGAGATCGCGCTGGACGACGACACCGACGGCCAGGGGAGCTGA
- a CDS encoding DUF4352 domain-containing protein, protein MLGTATASCGLVLLLVVVVLLVREIRHEPPPHDPPPVAEQRVGMTGGEFTPMSAVESVTTFRATVTSVGTGVEGLEGRNGPLTPDGQFVVVHLTVKNTTRSPTHAGVSGFDFVDTDGEVAAPHREATTEAMALNGLPVGGDLELGQTKSYINVYEVDASARPAELVVEDADLFGPSTIDIAG, encoded by the coding sequence GTGCTCGGCACCGCCACGGCGAGCTGCGGGCTCGTCCTCCTCCTCGTGGTGGTCGTCCTTCTCGTCCGGGAGATCCGCCACGAGCCGCCGCCGCACGACCCGCCGCCCGTCGCGGAACAACGCGTCGGCATGACCGGCGGGGAGTTCACGCCGATGTCGGCCGTCGAGAGCGTCACCACCTTCCGCGCCACGGTCACCTCGGTGGGCACCGGGGTCGAGGGTCTGGAAGGCAGGAACGGACCCCTCACTCCCGACGGACAGTTCGTCGTCGTGCACCTGACGGTCAAGAACACGACCCGCTCCCCGACCCACGCCGGGGTCTCGGGATTCGACTTCGTGGACACGGACGGCGAGGTGGCCGCCCCGCACCGCGAGGCCACGACCGAGGCCATGGCGCTCAACGGCCTGCCGGTCGGCGGTGACCTGGAGTTGGGGCAGACCAAGTCGTACATCAACGTGTACGAGGTCGACGCCTCCGCCCGCCCGGCCGAACTCGTCGTCGAGGACGCGGACCTGTTCGGTCCGTCCACCATCGACATCGCGGGCTGA
- a CDS encoding NUDIX domain-containing protein, whose protein sequence is MSLHADARAVLGAWTAPDARQERLRREYLAHLDEHEDAMWRTCRPGHVTASSAVISADGSRVALTLHRALGMWLQTGGHCEADDADLAAAALREAEEETGIRGLELLPGPVSLDSHPVPCGGGSVHFDVRYAVLAPADAVLVRDPDESTDLGWFPVDAVPDPSDDACRDLVRQAAAAVADHRARAGRGR, encoded by the coding sequence GTGTCGCTGCACGCCGACGCCCGGGCGGTCCTGGGCGCGTGGACCGCGCCCGACGCCAGGCAGGAGCGGCTGCGCCGGGAGTACCTGGCCCACCTGGACGAGCACGAGGACGCAATGTGGCGGACCTGCCGCCCCGGCCACGTGACGGCCAGCTCCGCCGTGATCTCCGCCGATGGTTCCAGGGTGGCGCTCACCCTGCACCGCGCCCTCGGGATGTGGCTGCAGACGGGAGGGCACTGCGAGGCCGACGACGCCGACCTGGCGGCCGCGGCCCTGCGCGAGGCGGAGGAGGAGACCGGGATCCGGGGCCTGGAGCTGCTCCCGGGCCCGGTGTCGCTGGACAGCCATCCGGTGCCGTGCGGTGGCGGGAGTGTCCACTTCGACGTGCGCTACGCGGTGCTGGCCCCGGCCGACGCCGTCCTGGTCCGCGACCCCGACGAGTCCACCGACCTCGGCTGGTTCCCGGTGGACGCGGTGCCGGACCCGTCCGACGACGCCTGCCGTGACCTGGTCCGTCAGGCCGCGGCGGCCGTGGCCGACCACCGCGCCCGCGCGGGCCGCGGCCGGTAG
- a CDS encoding zinc-dependent metalloprotease gives MSDLPFGFSMPNDPDDESGRHSGGSGSGAGSGRPGGGDSGTPDGFPFGDPQQMADMLRQFADMMSAQPSPGGGGGASPSSTSGINWDMAKNIARHTVSQHGDPSIPPHDYAKVEEALRLADLWLDQATDLPSGVHTAQAWSRSEWIEKTMDSWAQLCDPLTSKTVQAMGQNLPEEMQSVAGPLLGMVQQMGGMMVGQQAGQAIGELAREVTGTTDIGLPLAGEGNAALLPPGVARFSEGLEIPDDEVRLYLAAREAAVHRLYSHVPWLRSHVSRLVEEYAAGMSFDVSGLEDKLGEIDLTNPEALQEALSGGVGGESLFQPEDTPQQKAALGRLETALALIEGWVATVVTAAVADRLPQANALAETTRRRRATGGPAEHTFAALVGLELRPRRLREASALWSALERERGVEGRDAVWQHPDLMPTGADLDDPEAFVSGGEFGGADFDISTLTGEKPGDKPDDKPDDGGDAGTDRGEDA, from the coding sequence GTGAGCGACCTGCCTTTCGGTTTCAGCATGCCGAACGATCCCGATGACGAGTCCGGACGCCACTCTGGCGGCTCCGGCTCGGGTGCCGGCAGCGGCCGCCCGGGCGGGGGGGACTCCGGAACGCCGGACGGTTTCCCGTTCGGCGACCCGCAGCAGATGGCCGACATGCTGCGCCAGTTCGCCGACATGATGTCGGCACAGCCGAGCCCCGGCGGCGGGGGCGGCGCATCGCCGTCCTCCACGTCCGGGATCAACTGGGACATGGCCAAGAACATCGCGCGGCACACGGTGTCCCAGCACGGCGACCCGAGTATTCCGCCCCACGACTACGCCAAGGTCGAGGAGGCGCTGCGCCTCGCCGACCTGTGGCTCGACCAGGCTACCGACCTGCCGTCGGGCGTCCACACCGCTCAGGCCTGGAGCCGGTCGGAGTGGATCGAGAAGACGATGGACTCCTGGGCGCAGCTGTGCGACCCGCTGACGTCCAAGACGGTCCAGGCCATGGGGCAGAACCTGCCCGAGGAGATGCAGTCCGTGGCCGGTCCGCTGCTGGGCATGGTCCAGCAGATGGGCGGCATGATGGTCGGCCAGCAGGCCGGCCAGGCCATCGGCGAACTGGCCCGCGAGGTGACCGGTACCACCGACATCGGCCTCCCCCTGGCCGGTGAGGGCAACGCGGCCCTGCTGCCGCCGGGCGTGGCCCGGTTCAGCGAGGGCCTGGAGATCCCCGACGACGAGGTGCGCCTCTACCTCGCGGCCCGCGAGGCGGCCGTCCACCGGCTGTACTCGCACGTGCCGTGGCTGCGCTCGCACGTGTCCCGGCTCGTGGAGGAGTACGCCGCAGGGATGTCGTTCGACGTCAGCGGCCTGGAGGACAAGCTCGGGGAGATCGATCTCACCAACCCCGAGGCGCTCCAGGAGGCGCTGTCCGGCGGTGTGGGCGGCGAGAGCCTGTTCCAGCCGGAGGACACCCCGCAGCAGAAGGCCGCCTTGGGCCGGCTGGAGACCGCTCTGGCCCTGATCGAGGGCTGGGTGGCCACCGTGGTGACCGCCGCGGTGGCCGACCGGCTGCCGCAGGCCAACGCGCTGGCGGAGACCACCCGGCGCCGCCGGGCCACCGGTGGGCCGGCCGAGCACACCTTCGCGGCACTGGTCGGCCTGGAGCTGCGGCCGCGTCGGCTGCGCGAGGCCTCCGCGCTGTGGAGCGCCCTGGAGCGCGAGCGCGGTGTCGAGGGGCGCGACGCCGTGTGGCAGCACCCGGACCTGATGCCGACCGGTGCCGACCTGGACGACCCGGAGGCCTTCGTCAGCGGTGGGGAGTTCGGCGGCGCCGACTTCGACATCTCGACGCTGACCGGCGAGAAGCCCGGTGACAAGCCCGACGACAAGCCGGACGACGGCGGGGACGCGGGCACGGACCGCGGAGAGGACGCCTGA
- a CDS encoding NAD-dependent epimerase/dehydratase family protein has product MVVAVTGAASGVGRLLVQRLATPDGSTAPREIVAIDEEFADLRGVTWRIADVCDPGLVSRLGGVDVLVHTADDRSPDTRPADRRAHNIRAAQTVLTAAAASGIPRVILVTSTMVYGAAPDSPVPLPEDAPRVSDNSEGLMGDFAEVEALAERARRAHPSLAVTVVRPAPLVGPELDTLFSRHFSAPRLLTVKGHRQHWQFCHEDDLTSALAFCALHGVDGPDGALAVASEGSLTQEEVEDITGMKHFEVPANLAFGAIRRLHQARITPAAEGELKFLVYPCVVDCGSLREAGWKPGHDNGEALEVLMASKSGKHALVGRSLGRKEVTITAAGAAGAAAAAIGTAAAIRHLRRRKGG; this is encoded by the coding sequence GTGGTCGTGGCGGTCACCGGTGCCGCCTCCGGAGTGGGTCGGCTCCTCGTGCAACGCCTGGCCACTCCGGATGGTTCCACGGCCCCGCGGGAGATCGTGGCCATCGACGAGGAGTTCGCCGACCTGCGCGGCGTCACGTGGCGGATCGCCGACGTGTGCGACCCCGGGCTGGTCTCCCGGCTCGGCGGTGTCGACGTCCTCGTGCACACCGCCGACGACCGCTCGCCCGACACCCGCCCGGCCGACCGGCGCGCGCACAACATCCGCGCGGCCCAGACCGTCCTGACCGCCGCGGCGGCCTCGGGCATCCCGCGCGTCATCCTGGTCACCAGCACGATGGTCTACGGCGCCGCGCCCGACTCCCCCGTCCCCCTGCCCGAGGACGCCCCGCGCGTGTCGGACAACAGCGAGGGCCTGATGGGGGACTTCGCCGAGGTCGAGGCCCTGGCCGAACGCGCCCGCCGCGCCCACCCCAGCCTCGCGGTGACCGTCGTGCGCCCCGCGCCGCTGGTCGGGCCGGAGCTCGACACCCTGTTCAGCCGCCACTTCTCGGCGCCGCGCCTGCTCACCGTCAAGGGCCACCGGCAGCACTGGCAGTTCTGCCACGAGGACGACCTCACCAGCGCGCTGGCCTTCTGCGCGCTGCACGGCGTCGACGGCCCCGACGGCGCGCTCGCGGTCGCCAGCGAGGGCTCGCTGACCCAGGAGGAGGTCGAGGACATCACCGGGATGAAGCACTTCGAGGTCCCCGCCAACCTGGCCTTCGGCGCGATCCGCCGCCTCCACCAGGCCCGCATCACCCCGGCCGCGGAGGGCGAGCTGAAGTTCCTCGTCTACCCCTGCGTGGTGGACTGCGGGTCCCTGCGCGAGGCCGGATGGAAGCCGGGCCACGACAACGGGGAGGCCCTGGAGGTGCTGATGGCCTCCAAGAGCGGCAAGCACGCGCTCGTGGGCCGCAGCCTCGGCCGCAAGGAGGTCACCATCACCGCGGCCGGTGCGGCCGGCGCCGCGGCGGCCGCCATCGGCACCGCCGCCGCCATCCGCCACCTGCGCCGCCGCAAGGGCGGCTGA
- a CDS encoding molybdenum cofactor biosynthesis protein MoaE, whose amino-acid sequence MEEITIAAVRETPLSVDEVLDAVTDERAGGTAVFIGTVRDHDHGRDVAALAYSAHPTVEAQLRVIMEKVLSDTSAPGRPVLRMAAVHRVGQLGIGDKAVVVAAAAAHRQEAFEACRRLIDDLKAQVPIWKHQSFEDGADEWVGESGAP is encoded by the coding sequence GTGGAAGAGATCACCATTGCAGCCGTACGCGAGACCCCGCTGTCCGTGGACGAGGTCCTGGACGCCGTGACCGACGAGCGCGCGGGCGGTACCGCCGTGTTCATCGGGACCGTGCGCGACCACGACCACGGCCGTGACGTGGCCGCACTCGCCTACTCGGCGCACCCCACCGTGGAGGCGCAGCTGCGCGTCATCATGGAGAAGGTGCTCAGCGACACCTCCGCCCCCGGCCGCCCGGTCCTGCGCATGGCCGCGGTGCACCGCGTCGGCCAGCTGGGGATCGGCGACAAGGCGGTGGTCGTGGCGGCCGCCGCCGCGCACCGGCAGGAGGCCTTCGAGGCCTGCCGCCGCCTCATCGACGACCTCAAGGCCCAGGTGCCCATCTGGAAGCACCAGTCCTTCGAGGACGGCGCCGACGAATGGGTCGGGGAGTCGGGCGCCCCTTAG
- a CDS encoding YlbL family protein, with protein MTLVVALVLLVGIGAAGLLLPLPYLVAAPGVTVNTVGELRGEPVITVEGADSYVHDEGSLSMVTVQYAGGPDHRLNFFTLVTAWLSPTQAVLPEELLFPAGRSPEEVSERQSVQMNDSQTDATAAALSQLDIDYDAVPQVAETVEDMPAHGVVEPGDVIVAVDGRTVPTSASGDDPEELVGSAAVVEWVSSREPGDPVELTLDRGGETVDVELETRRGENGAAVGVLIADDMDFPLEVEISVGDIGGPSAGMMFSLGIMDRLTEESLTGGAHIAGSGTITSAGQVGGISGIPQKMVSARRDGAEYFLVAAESCSQVFQSDAYEDLEVVRVETLTDAVGALETIRTGEGELPRCQE; from the coding sequence ATGACCCTCGTTGTCGCGCTCGTCCTCCTGGTGGGGATCGGGGCCGCCGGTCTGCTGCTTCCCCTGCCCTACCTCGTGGCCGCGCCCGGCGTCACGGTCAACACGGTCGGGGAGCTGCGGGGCGAACCCGTCATCACCGTCGAGGGCGCCGACAGCTACGTGCACGACGAGGGATCGCTCTCCATGGTCACCGTCCAGTACGCGGGCGGACCCGACCACCGGCTCAACTTCTTCACGCTGGTCACCGCCTGGCTCTCGCCCACGCAGGCGGTGCTGCCCGAGGAACTGCTGTTCCCGGCGGGCCGGTCGCCGGAGGAGGTCAGCGAGCGCCAGTCGGTGCAGATGAACGACTCCCAGACCGACGCGACGGCCGCCGCGCTCAGCCAGCTCGACATCGACTACGACGCCGTCCCCCAGGTCGCCGAGACCGTCGAGGACATGCCGGCGCACGGAGTCGTCGAGCCGGGCGACGTCATCGTCGCGGTCGACGGCCGCACCGTTCCCACCAGCGCCTCCGGCGACGACCCCGAGGAACTCGTGGGCAGCGCCGCCGTCGTGGAGTGGGTGAGCTCGCGCGAGCCGGGCGACCCGGTGGAGCTCACGCTGGACCGCGGCGGCGAGACCGTCGACGTGGAGCTGGAGACCCGCCGGGGCGAGAACGGCGCCGCCGTCGGCGTGCTCATCGCCGACGACATGGACTTCCCGCTCGAAGTGGAGATCTCCGTCGGCGACATCGGCGGGCCCAGCGCCGGCATGATGTTCTCCCTCGGCATCATGGACCGCCTCACCGAGGAGAGCCTCACCGGCGGGGCGCACATCGCCGGTTCGGGCACCATCACCTCCGCCGGGCAGGTCGGCGGCATCAGCGGCATCCCGCAGAAGATGGTGAGCGCCCGGCGGGACGGGGCCGAGTACTTCCTCGTCGCCGCCGAGAGCTGTTCACAGGTCTTCCAGTCGGACGCCTACGAGGACCTCGAAGTGGTGCGGGTGGAGACCCTCACCGACGCGGTCGGGGCCCTGGAGACCATCCGCACCGGCGAGGGCGAGCTTCCCCGCTGCCAGGAGTGA
- a CDS encoding PPA1309 family protein, whose translation MSNIREAVMDLERHAAEQGWDRPLGLYALVPTADLLKAEPALANLLGIDSPTDPGELTPVEQDPLPQDVPLEEALGRILWPEGVAGCALVMERLAVKGSDETLAAGEDPAASGRETEEIRMVAGVMRDGSRHCAMRMRSHDSESEVLNGADLIPALTSALALTLDLDESSGS comes from the coding sequence GTGTCGAACATTCGCGAAGCCGTCATGGACCTCGAACGCCACGCAGCCGAACAGGGCTGGGACCGGCCGCTGGGGCTGTACGCCCTGGTGCCCACCGCCGACCTGTTGAAGGCGGAGCCGGCGCTGGCGAACCTGCTGGGGATCGACTCCCCCACCGACCCGGGCGAGCTGACCCCGGTGGAGCAGGACCCGCTGCCGCAGGACGTCCCGCTGGAGGAGGCGCTCGGCCGCATCCTGTGGCCGGAGGGCGTGGCCGGGTGCGCCCTGGTCATGGAGCGCCTGGCGGTGAAGGGCTCCGACGAGACCCTCGCCGCGGGCGAGGACCCCGCCGCCTCCGGTCGCGAGACCGAGGAGATCCGCATGGTCGCGGGCGTGATGCGGGACGGCTCGCGGCACTGCGCGATGCGCATGCGCAGCCACGACTCCGAGTCGGAGGTGCTCAACGGCGCCGACCTGATCCCGGCCCTGACGTCCGCGCTCGCCCTCACCCTGGACCTGGACGAGTCGTCCGGGTCCTGA